Genomic segment of bacterium:
ATAAAAGGAATAAAAGGAATAAACAGGCCAGAGACAACAGCCGGCACTGCCGTGGCTGTAGGAGCTACCGGGGCAACAATTGTAGGTACAACAGGAGCCGTAACCGTAGGAGCGATCGGGGTCAAAACCGTAGGAGCGATCGGCGCAGCAACCGTCGGCACAACAGGAGGCGCAGCAACCGTAGGTACAACAGGAGGCGCAGTAACCGTAGGCACAACAGGAGGTACAGCAACCGTAGGCACAACAGGAGGTACAGCAACCGTCGGCACAACAGGAGGAGGCAGAACAACTGTTGGTACAACCGGAGGCGCAACGACCGTAGGTACAACCGGAACCACAGGGGCTACAACCGGAGCTGCAACAGGAGCGGCAAGCGTGGGAAATACGGTCAGGTTAAGATCGAAGGTTCCTGTCTGCAGTACACCCAGAGCCTTGACAACGATACCGGTAGCTACACTGACAATACTCCAGGTTCCGGTCATGGTGGTAGGACTGGTCAGGGTCCCGCTGATCTGGAGAGCATAGGTTCCCAGAGCATTAATTCCACTCAGGGTGACAGAATATGGAGTAGAGGTTCCATAGACCGTAACCGGAGTCGGGATAGAGGCATTTCCAAAGAGTGTGGCTGTTCCGCTGAGGAATCCGGTCAGAGGATCTTCAACTATCGTCAAGGCCATATCAGCATACAGGAAACCCAGATACCAGGTCCCGGTCCATGATCCGTCAAACTGCTCGGCAGTAACAGCAGCAGTAGCGGCTGGTGCCGCGGTAGTGGTCGTTGTAGTAGTAGGCGGAGTAAGCCCGGCCAGGGCTGCCAGCAGAGGATTTGCCATGCCCATCATGCCCATGCCGCCGTATAGACCACCATACAGGCCGCCGCCATACAGGCTGCCATACGAGCCGCCGTAGAGGGTGCTGCCATACAGACCACCGTACAGGCCACCCAAACCGAACATGCCGCCATACATGCCACCCAGCCCAAGCAGGCCGCCATACAGGCTGCCATACGAGCCGCCGTAGAGGCTGCTGCCATACAGACCACCATATAAGCTGCTGCCATACAGGCCGCCTAAACCGAACATTCTTCCCAGGCCGCCATACAAGCCGCCATAGAGACTGCTGCCGTACAGGCCGCCTAAACCGAACATACTTCCCAGGCCGCCATACAGGCCGCCATACAAGCCAGTATAAAGACTGTTGTTATATAAGCCGCCATTGTAAATGGTACTGCCAAGCATGCCGCCATAAGGACTATAATATCCTTCGCTTGGCTTTGAGAGAGCGATAATCAGGCAGAATATCAACAGATACGACAGGCAGGCTTTTAACCACAATTTTCCAAGATCTTCATTCATCACACACTTTCCTTCCTTAAAATATGTTAATACACACGATAACACACACGATCCGCAATTTCAGCGCTCCAACGGTGGCGGAGCGTAAGAAATTGATGACTCAAATCAATACGGCAATGCAGGAGAGTAACCCGAGTTTCAGTTTCTCCGGTTACTCTCCTGAGATATTACCACTTCAATCTGAAAAATCGGCTCATCAAGTACCCTTAAATACTAGATAACAGGAGTAAGCAGGCTGAGCTTAAAGCTGCCGGTTTCCACCAGCGAGGTACTGTTAGTCAAGGTATAGGTTCCGTCCATAGTGGTAGCGGTAGTCAGAGTACCGACAATATCAATCGTAAAGGTCATACCACCAAGGCCAATACCGGAGCCGCTCAGAATGATCTGGCTGTTCAGCGCAGATCCGGTAATACTCACCAGGCTGCCCAGCGTGGGATTACCCAGCAGTTGGACATAACCGGACAGCGTTCCAAACAGAGGATCCGAAACCAGGTTCAGAGTCATTGGGCCGGAAACCAGCCCTGAAGACCACAGACCTTCCCAGGTACCGGTTTGCTCGGCAAGGCCATACCGTAAACCACCCAGGCCATAGAGGCCACCGCCATACAGACCGTAGAGGCCGCCCACACCATACAGGCCATAGAGGCCACCGCCATACAGACCGTAGAGGCCGCCCATGCCATACAGGCCATAGAGTCCGCCGTACAGGCCGTAGAGCCCGCCATACATGCCATAGAGCCCGCCGTACAGGCCGCCGCCGTACAGGCCATAGAGGCCGCCATATATGCCGTACATGCCGCCGTAGAGCCCGCCGTAAAGACCACCATAACCGCCATACATGCTTCCCAAACCATAATAAGCGTCTGCTTTATTCGCAGAAATACCAGCAAGAGCAAACAGCAAGACAGAAAGTACAACTACCACCCTAACCCGAAAAAAATGCATAATTCAAACTCCTTCACTTCTCTCCCCCAAGCACGCAGTTGATGTTTGGTGATTACTGCCTTCAGGGAAGATACCTGCAAGGCACAACCACCTGTTGAAATACTACTCGATGTGTATGATCACCTCCTTGCTTTTTAATCGTTGACAAACAGGAGCCTCCGGCAGGTTTGTCAATGAGTTTTTTGAGTGTTCACTCCCCTCAACCTATCCTTAAATACTCCTTTCCTTTTCACGATCCTGAATAGGAATAATAGGGAAACTGGATCGTTGATAACGGATTCACGAATATCGATAGCGGACTCAACAGCGATAATGGATTCACGAATGGGGACAGTTGATTTACTAACGGATTTTCCCATGCCGATACCTGATTCACCGGCCTGAATAACCATGTCTGCTGCTGAAAAGAGCTTTCACCAGACTGCCAGGAAGAACCGGAAGATGCCAGGGAATCCTTCAGCCGCAGACGGTTCGAAACGCTCCCTGATCCGGCAAAAGGTGACAGCGCGTTGGTCTTTGAATTTCCTGCCTGGGCAGAAAGGTTCAAAATACCTGACAGGAAAAGAGAATTTGTCAATTCAGCCAGGGCCAGATTGACGAGTCCGGTCCCGACCAGCGGGGTCAGAGGAGTCGGTTGCGACAGGAGGGGCAGCACCGGATTCAGCGGTGATAACCCCCAGGGCACAAGACCGCCAGCCACCGCTGCCGCAGGCGCGGGAAGGGCGGCCTGGACCGCGTTCAGGGCATTGATCAGCCCCCAGCCGAAGTCCTGGTCCCAGCCCGCAGTCCCAAGATCCACGGCTGTAGTTTCCAGGAGGGTTTTTACGGCATCAGGAGTCAGTGTATTGCCGGCCACGGATTGGGCCAGAGCAGCTACGCCTGAAGTATGGGCTGCTGCACATGAAGTCCCCTGGTAGAGTGCATAATTGAACTGGTAATAGGTTTTCCCGTCGTGGGTTTGCTGAACAATGCCGTCCTGGTAACCATCCAGGTTTTGATCAACGGAAAGATCGCCACCCGGAGCGCAGACATCGATATCCGGCCCGTAGTTGGAATAAAAGGGACGGGTCTTGTCATACCGGACCGCACTGACGCACACGCAGGTAGGATACGAAGACGGATAATGAGGAATACTCGAAGCGTTGTTGCCCGCAGAGGTGATAACACTTACTCCGTTCTGGTAAGCATAGGCAACTGCATCCTGAAGAGTTACCGAAGCGGTATAAGTTCCGAAGCTGATATTGATGATTTTAGCTCCGTTATTAACCGCGTAATAGATTCCGTCGGCAATATCGGTGAACAGCCCGTTGCTGGCGCTGTCCAGCACCTTGACCGGCATGATGGTGCATCCATGAGCAATCCCGGCCACTCCCAGAAGGTTGTTGGTAGTCTGGGCAATCGTTCCTGCCATATGGGTTCCATGTCCGTTATCGTCGTCCGGATAGGCATCGTTATTGACAAAATCCCAGCCCGGAGCAAAGCGGGTACCGGCAAGGTCCGGTGCCTGGAGATAAAGCCCGTTGTTTTCAAAGGCCACGCCGGTATCGACCACGGCTACAACGACATTTGCTCCGGTTGAAATATCCCAGGCCAGTTCCATATTGATCATGGGAAAGTTCCACTGGTACTTATAATAAGGATCATTGGGAAACAATTCCGCCCAGGCCCAGCCATTTGGCTCCGCATACTCGATGGCCGGATCGCGGCTCAGGATCGCCGCAACCTCCAGGGCGTTGTTGGCGGGGAGCACTGCCCGCTGGAATCCGGCTCTGATGCTTCCCTCAGTCCCTCTGATTCCCTGACTGGATAGGAGCCTGCTGACCTGAGCCTGATTTGCCCCTGCCCGTACCCTGAAGATAACTTCATTGGGCGCAAACGGACCGGCATTGAAGAAGCGAAAACTTGCCGGGACAATCCCTGCCGCTCCAGGCGGCAAAAGAACCGCTTCACACCTTGCCGGAGAGAAAGAAAGACACAATGCCCCCAGGAGCAATAAAACGATTTTTAGCTGACTGTTTGGCCACTTTCTGTTTGACAAATCCGATTCGATAATGTTTAATTTTTCTCTTAATTCCATATTTTTGTTTGGGAACCATGAAGTTAAAGGTTAATGTCAGGGGCAGTAATAGCCCTGGTCCTTGCTCCTTCTATGGGTAAGCATAGTTGATGCCAGGGTTTTCCCGGCAGGAAAGGCCGCTCAAAACTGCGCTCCGGCAGCGGCGGGACGGACAAAACCCCTGCTGATTCGGGGTGAAGGGCTGTTTCCGATCGGCTTGTTCTTTGATTAAGAAGGGTAATAAATTTTATGCTCTATCGGTAATTTTATGCTAACTTTCCATGAAAGGTATGACGTATGAGACGAACCTTGCGGTATCTGGCGATTCTGTCTTTCTTTCTGGCGGTTATCCTGCTTGGCTGGTTTAAAATCGTTGACTTCGATGTCGGCTGGCATCTGAAGGCCGGTGAGTATATCTGGTCCAGCAGATCAATACCCGGCCAGGACATTTTTTCCTATATCGTTCAGGGAAACCAGTGGGTGGATTCTCACTGGCTGTTTCAACTCCTTTTGTATCTTTCCTATGCCCTTGGCGGTGTGAGCGGCAGCATCATGCTGAGGATGGCGGTTGTTGCCGCTGTCTTTGGCCTGCTTTTTCTGACCACCTACCGGAAAGAATACTATCCTGTCTCCCTGGTCGTATGTCTTTTGGCTCTCTTCATGTCCTTCCAGAGATTTTTGCTGAGGCCGGAGATTTTCACCTTTCTCTTTCTGGCCATTTTTGTATATTTCACGGAAAACTTCTCCCGGCACCCCCGCCTTTCCCTGATCGTGATTCCGGTCAGTCAGGCCCTCTGGGCCAATATGCACGGTCTCCATATGCTGGGTATTGCCTTCCTCCTGCTGTATCTTCTGGGCGATCTGCTTCAGGTGCTCCTCAACAGGTATCTTCCCGCTATTCCGGCACCCCGGATCCCGGCGGAGGAATGGAAGCAGAAGGGGCTCCTGTTCGGCTTGACCTGTTTTGCCCTCCTGCTCAACGCCAACGGAATCGCTGGCATCATGTACCCGTATAAAATTTTTACCGAACTGAAAGCCAAGCCAACGATCTTTTCCCTGATCACTGAACTGGTTTCTCCCCTGGCGATCAGAAATGCTCCGTTTCCTGATCCTTCAGTGATCTACAGAATTTTCCTTCCCCTTTCGGTTCTTGCCATAATCTGTCAGGTAAAGCGCATCCGCCTGGCCCATCTGTTCCCCTATGCGGCCTTCCTCTATCTGTCAGTTCTGGCGATCAGAAATGTACCCCTGTTCGCAATCGCAGCCACGCCCATGACTATCGGGAATATCTCCGGGATACTCGACTTTGTGCGGGACAGGAAATTGGTTCCGGCCAACTGGCCGATTGCACCGGCAGCCGGAGCCGGTTTCATTATTCTCGCCCTTTTCATTTGTGTATCCACCGTTAATAACCGGCTGTATCAGCGGCTTCATTACCTGCGCAGCTTCGGATTCGGCATTTCCGATACCTATCCGGTCGAGGCTGTCAATTATCTGAAGAGCAGGAATCCGGCGGGAAATATCTTTAACAGTTCCGATATCGGAGGCTACCTTCTGTGGCAGATGTATCCTCCCCGTCAGGTGGCTCTGGATGGCAGGTGGGAGGTATATGGCGATTTTCTGGATAATATCCAGAAGCTGGCGGATCCGCGGTTTTTTGCCGAGCTGGCGGCCAGGTACCGGATCGAGACCATTATCCTGTACAAGCGGTCATGGGAAACACAACTCATGTCTCCCTGGCTCCAGATCAGCCCTTTCTGGCAGGTAGCCAAAGAAACAGCCGAAGCGGTAGTTTATGAAAAGGTGGAGTGAAAAAAGCAGGAGTCAGGAGTCAGGAGTCAGGAGAAAATGTGTATTTATTCTGGCTTCTGACTTCTGACTCCTGCTTTATATTATCCATTCCCCTTGCTCTCTTTCCATTGTGACCAGAGGAGTCCCAGGCGGGGGAAGATAAAGCCGGTCTGCTGCTTATAGAGCCGGTATTCCGGTAAATGCATCGACAGCTTTCGCTCTTCCAGCTTGGCCCGTGAAAGCTGCATGATAATGACTACGATACAAAAACTGTAGGAAAACCGGTTATTGAAGAGCATGCAGACCCCCAGGAGATGGATTAACTCACCGGTGTAGAGGGGGTGGCGAATGAAGCGGTATGCTCCGGTATTGACCAGTTTGCGGACCTCAACCATGACACTGAAAGAATTTTTGAGCTGCCAGAGAGCAGCAATATTCAGGGAAATTCCGCTCACACACAGGATTAATCCAGTGATGTATACGGGTGGCACATAATTGCTTTTCGTATGAGTAGAAAGAAGGGATGTTCCCATCAGGTGGAAGACTACCACAAATACCGGATAGAATCTTTCCCATATCCCTTGTGCCTGTTTCTTGGGAATAGATCGAATGATGTAACTGAAAACGACGATTCCCATGAAAATAGCCACAAATGAACTGTTGATCAGTCCAAGGATGGCGGAAAAATTGATCCGCGTTTTCAGACTGAGCACAGTGGTTATCAGAACCCGAAGAAACATGACAAGGAAAAAAATAATGGGAACAGGATAATTCTTTATCCAGCTTCGGCCTTCCTGAGGGGATACCCAGTAGATAAAGAGAGAAAAGAATGCCAGGGGAAGTATAATACTCCAATTATCTATAACAAACTGAAAAATACCCTGAAAATAAGCGATCATTCCTATTCCCTTTCTTCCAGTTGCGCATCGTACAGATACCGCTGGAATGGCACCCCCTTCCGTGAGGGGGTGTCCCTTTGGTGAAATTTATTTGAACTTGCCGAGAACCTAATACTATAACGATATTTAATGATAGAGGAATGGTCATAATAAATCATCCCCACCCAGCCTCCCCCCTCAAGGGAGAGGAGTTAAAAGATGCCTCCCCTGCCCATATCCTGCCCTGCACCTTGAGGGGTAATCCTCAATTCCTCTCCCTTGAGGGGGGAGGTCAGGTGGGGGTGAATAAAACCCAAATAGAGTCCTTTAACCACTCTTCTTACCTGAAGGAAAGGGGGAAAGTCCCGTTGTACTACTAAGTACACTGGCGCGTTAAATACGCGGCCAGTTAAAGCCGCCCATTCACTCCCTCGCCCCCTCTTTTGGGGGGAGAGGGTTGGGGTGAGGGGGGCGTCGTTGAACCAAACCGGACGGGTAATTCCCGTGCCGTGTACTAAGAACCCAAAAGGATACTTACATTACCCCGCGCAATTTGGGAAAGAAGAAGCCGGTTCTGGCCTTATAGTCGGCATATTCAGGAACAACTCCCAGAAATTTTCTTTCCTCGAATTTTGCTCTGATTGCTTCCATGGTAAAGAAAAGAACATAAATCGAAATGGTTGCCGAGTTAAGGAGCAGCAGGGTCGTACCGAGAGCATGAGTCAATTCGGCGGCGTAGAGTGGATGCCGTACATACTTATACATCCCATCCGTCACCAGTTGCCGGACCTCAACCATAAGGCTGAAGGAATTTTTCAATCTCCACAAAACGATGGTGCTGAGCGTACAGCCGATGAGGGAGAGCAGAAAGCCTGCCATCCCGACACCATGAACAAAGGATGGAGACTGATAGAGATTCCGGAACAACGGGTCGTTTTCTATGGGCAGAGGGCGATACAGAAGGTAGGTAAAAGAAACCATAGGGATAAGGACGGTAATGATCGGATACCACATCTCCCGGAATCCCTTTGCTTTTCCCCGGTCACTGACCGGTTTGACCCGGATCAGATAGCTGGTGATGATAAGCATATCGAACAGAATAGCAGTGATCGTATAGGTGAAATCCAGGACAGGCCGGGAAAAGATAATGGCCTTGATACCGGCAAAGCTCCGGTCAATTCCATACATTATACTGATAAAATTGGCCGTTATATCGATTTTACCAATTAAATGATAAATTTTTAAACCAACCAGAGTGCCGAAGAATAAAAACGGGACCGGATCATCGATGATCCTGGTTAGATAGGTAGCAGGGTTTTTACCAGAGCAGTTCCTTTTTGTTTCGTTAGTCATATCGTACAGCCTCTCATCTGGAAAAAGGTTAAAAAGGTTTTGCCGCCGACTCGTGCCTATCAAATTTGCTGCCAATCACCTCTCCTGGATAAGGAAACCACGAGATCATCAGATTTATCTTCAGTATTTCCTTAATGTTAATAGTATCTGCAAATAATGTCAATAAATTATTCATTCCTGCCTAACCAAGGGAATCTCTGTAACCCTGGGCAATTGTGCATGCCGGTAAGGTAATCTTTGAGTTGTGCTTCTGTTGGTTTAGTCATACAGGTCAGACACTGTGTCATAAATATGCGTCCCGTGATACCCCCTTAATTTCTGCACAAATGCTACTTCCCCTTTTCGCTTGGCTTTGGGTGACAAAGGTACCAGGATACTAAAAGCCAGGGGTAATAGCTCACTCCCTGTCATTCTTAATAACTCCATGCATTTTTTGTACCTGGTTTCAGTATCTTATTGGTGGTTTCAGTATCTTATTGGAATGGAGAGGAGAACCCCGTGTCACAGGGATGCCCTAATGTG
This window contains:
- a CDS encoding S8 family peptidase; this translates as MSNRKWPNSQLKIVLLLLGALCLSFSPARCEAVLLPPGAAGIVPASFRFFNAGPFAPNEVIFRVRAGANQAQVSRLLSSQGIRGTEGSIRAGFQRAVLPANNALEVAAILSRDPAIEYAEPNGWAWAELFPNDPYYKYQWNFPMINMELAWDISTGANVVVAVVDTGVAFENNGLYLQAPDLAGTRFAPGWDFVNNDAYPDDDNGHGTHMAGTIAQTTNNLLGVAGIAHGCTIMPVKVLDSASNGLFTDIADGIYYAVNNGAKIINISFGTYTASVTLQDAVAYAYQNGVSVITSAGNNASSIPHYPSSYPTCVCVSAVRYDKTRPFYSNYGPDIDVCAPGGDLSVDQNLDGYQDGIVQQTHDGKTYYQFNYALYQGTSCAAAHTSGVAALAQSVAGNTLTPDAVKTLLETTAVDLGTAGWDQDFGWGLINALNAVQAALPAPAAAVAGGLVPWGLSPLNPVLPLLSQPTPLTPLVGTGLVNLALAELTNSLFLSGILNLSAQAGNSKTNALSPFAGSGSVSNRLRLKDSLASSGSSWQSGESSFQQQTWLFRPVNQVSAWENPLVNQLSPFVNPLSLLSPLSIFVNPLSTIQFPYYSYSGS
- a CDS encoding isoprenylcysteine carboxylmethyltransferase family protein — translated: MIAYFQGIFQFVIDNWSIILPLAFFSLFIYWVSPQEGRSWIKNYPVPIIFFLVMFLRVLITTVLSLKTRINFSAILGLINSSFVAIFMGIVVFSYIIRSIPKKQAQGIWERFYPVFVVVFHLMGTSLLSTHTKSNYVPPVYITGLILCVSGISLNIAALWQLKNSFSVMVEVRKLVNTGAYRFIRHPLYTGELIHLLGVCMLFNNRFSYSFCIVVIIMQLSRAKLEERKLSMHLPEYRLYKQQTGFIFPRLGLLWSQWKESKGNG
- a CDS encoding isoprenylcysteine carboxylmethyltransferase family protein — protein: MTNETKRNCSGKNPATYLTRIIDDPVPFLFFGTLVGLKIYHLIGKIDITANFISIMYGIDRSFAGIKAIIFSRPVLDFTYTITAILFDMLIITSYLIRVKPVSDRGKAKGFREMWYPIITVLIPMVSFTYLLYRPLPIENDPLFRNLYQSPSFVHGVGMAGFLLSLIGCTLSTIVLWRLKNSFSLMVEVRQLVTDGMYKYVRHPLYAAELTHALGTTLLLLNSATISIYVLFFTMEAIRAKFEERKFLGVVPEYADYKARTGFFFPKLRGVM